A genomic region of Vespa crabro chromosome 19, iyVesCrab1.2, whole genome shotgun sequence contains the following coding sequences:
- the LOC124430765 gene encoding ribose-phosphate pyrophosphokinase 1 isoform X4: MITTLSLRYIIYKYVKAICYCKTQFNKEVDIMEKQKIPKEIKCTREEEKSVMPVSQPVRAKSLLRANLENSRGRLLCSRMPNIKVFSGTSHPDLAQRIVDRLGIDIGKVVTKKFSNLETCVEIGESVRGEDVYIVQSGSGEVNDNLMELLIMINACKIASASRVTAVIPCFPYARQDKKDKSRAPISAKLVANMLSVAGADHIITMDLHASQIQGFFDIPVDNLFAEPAVLKWIKENIAEWRNSIIVSPDAGGAKRVTSIADRLNVEFALIHKERKKANEVASMVLVGDVKDRVAILVDDMADTCGTICHAAEKLLEAGATKVYAILTHGIFSGPAISRINNACFEAVVVTNTIPQDEHMKDCPKIQCIDVSMMFAEAVRRTHNGESVSYLFSNVPY, encoded by the exons ATGATTACAACACTCTCtttgagatatattatatacaaatacgtaAAAGCTATTTGTTACTGCAAAACTCAATTCAATAAAGAAGTGGACATAATGGAGAAGCAAAAAATACCTAAGGAAATAAAGTGTACacgagaagaggaaaaatcaG TGATGCCTGTGTCGCAGCCAGTGCGTGCTAAGAGTTTGTTACGGGCAAACTTAGAAAACTCTCGCGGGAGATTACTCTGTAGCAGAATGCCCAATATCAAGGTATTCAGTGGGACATCTCATCCTGATCTTGCCCAAAGAATTGTTGACAGGCTCGGAATCGACATTGGAAAAGTTGTCACGAAGAAGTTCAGCAACCTCGAGACATG TGTAGAAATAGGAGAATCTGTCAGAGGAGAAGACGTGTACATTGTACAAAGTGGAAGTGGAGAAGTAAATGATAATTTGATGGAGCTCTTAATTATGATCAATGCTTGTAAAATAGCATCTGCATCCAGAGTAACTGCGGTCATTCCATGTTTCCCATATGCAAGGCAGGATAAAAAGGACAAG AGTAGAGCACCGATCTCAGCAAAATTAGTGGCGAATATGCTGTCAGTGGCAGGGGCTGATCATATAATTACCATGGATCTACATGCTAGTCAAATACAAGGTTTCTTTGACATTCCAGTGGACAATTTATTTGCTGAACCAGCCGTTTTAAaatggataaaagaaaatattgcagAATGGCGAAATAGTATTATAGTTTCTCCAGATGCAGGTGGTGCCAAAAG GGTAACGTCTATTGCAGATCGACTCAATGTTGAATTTGCACTTAttcacaaagaaagaaaaaaggctaATGAAGTAGCAAGTATGGTATTAGTGGGTGATGTTAAGGACAGAGTAGCAATACTAGTTGATGATATGGCTGATACATGCGGTACAATATGTCATGCTGCAGAAAAACTTTTAGAGGCTGGTGCCACGAAAGTTTATGCAATTCTTACGCATGGAATTTTTAGTGGACCAGCGATTAGTAGAATCAATAATGCATGCTTCGAGGCGGTCGTAGTAACTAATACTATTCCTCAGGATGAACATATGAAAGATTGTCCGAAAAtacag tgTATCGACGTATCGATGATGTTTGCTGAAGCTGTAAGAAGGACCCACAATGGTGAATCTGTATCGTACCTGTTTTCTAACGTGCCATACTAG
- the LOC124430767 gene encoding ubiquitin-conjugating enzyme E2-22 kDa isoform X1 has translation MANIAAQRIKREFKEVIKSEEVSGGITSRSRQRRFDLESMREGEALCGYAAFAAFRVAKCAIKVELVNDSFTELKGEIAGPPDTPYEGGNFVLEIKVPETYPFNPPKVRFITKIWHPNISSVTGAICLDILKDQWAAAMTLRTVLLSLQALLSAAEPDDPQDAVVAKQYKEQPDMFRQTAKHWTFVYAGGPAKMPELDEKIRRLTDMGIEEHNARVALSSYNWDLERATEQLFS, from the exons ATGGCGAACATCGCGGCGCAGCGAATCAAACGGGAATTCAAAGAGGTTATAAAGAGTGAGGAGGTGAGTGGAGGGATCACCTCACGGAGCAGACAACGTAGATTCGATCTCGAATCAATGCGCGAAGGAGAAGCGCTTTGCGGTTATGCGGCTTTTGCGGCTTTTCGT GTGGCAAAGTGTGCAATTAAAGTCGAGTTGGTAAATGATAGCTTCACTGAATTAAAAGGAGAAATAGCTGGGCCACCAGATACACCTTATGAGGGAGGTAATTTTGTACTTGAAATCAAAGTACCTGAGACTTATCCCTTCAATCCTCCTAAA gttcgttttataacaaaaatatggCATCCTAACATATCTTCGGTCACGGGTGCTATTTGTCTGGACATATTAAAAGATCAATG GGCAGCCGCAATGACTTTACGAACAGTATTGCTATCATTACAAGCATTGTTATCTGCAGCAGAACCGGATGATCCTCAGGATGCAGTAGTAGCTAAACAATATAAAGAACAGCCTGATATGTTTCGTCAAACTGCAAAACATTGGACATTTGTATATGCGGGTG GACCTGCAAAGATGCCAGAGCtagatgaaaaaataagaagattaaCAGACATGGGGATTGAAGAACATAATGCAAGAGTTGCTCTTTCCTCATATAATTGGGATTTGGAACGTGCCACTGAGCAGCTCTTCAGTTAG
- the LOC124430767 gene encoding ubiquitin-conjugating enzyme E2-22 kDa isoform X2 produces MANIAAQRIKREFKEVIKSEEVAKCAIKVELVNDSFTELKGEIAGPPDTPYEGGNFVLEIKVPETYPFNPPKVRFITKIWHPNISSVTGAICLDILKDQWAAAMTLRTVLLSLQALLSAAEPDDPQDAVVAKQYKEQPDMFRQTAKHWTFVYAGGPAKMPELDEKIRRLTDMGIEEHNARVALSSYNWDLERATEQLFS; encoded by the exons ATGGCGAACATCGCGGCGCAGCGAATCAAACGGGAATTCAAAGAGGTTATAAAGAGTGAGGAG GTGGCAAAGTGTGCAATTAAAGTCGAGTTGGTAAATGATAGCTTCACTGAATTAAAAGGAGAAATAGCTGGGCCACCAGATACACCTTATGAGGGAGGTAATTTTGTACTTGAAATCAAAGTACCTGAGACTTATCCCTTCAATCCTCCTAAA gttcgttttataacaaaaatatggCATCCTAACATATCTTCGGTCACGGGTGCTATTTGTCTGGACATATTAAAAGATCAATG GGCAGCCGCAATGACTTTACGAACAGTATTGCTATCATTACAAGCATTGTTATCTGCAGCAGAACCGGATGATCCTCAGGATGCAGTAGTAGCTAAACAATATAAAGAACAGCCTGATATGTTTCGTCAAACTGCAAAACATTGGACATTTGTATATGCGGGTG GACCTGCAAAGATGCCAGAGCtagatgaaaaaataagaagattaaCAGACATGGGGATTGAAGAACATAATGCAAGAGTTGCTCTTTCCTCATATAATTGGGATTTGGAACGTGCCACTGAGCAGCTCTTCAGTTAG
- the LOC124430767 gene encoding ubiquitin-conjugating enzyme E2-22 kDa isoform X4, producing MVAKCAIKVELVNDSFTELKGEIAGPPDTPYEGGNFVLEIKVPETYPFNPPKVRFITKIWHPNISSVTGAICLDILKDQWAAAMTLRTVLLSLQALLSAAEPDDPQDAVVAKQYKEQPDMFRQTAKHWTFVYAGGPAKMPELDEKIRRLTDMGIEEHNARVALSSYNWDLERATEQLFS from the exons ATG GTGGCAAAGTGTGCAATTAAAGTCGAGTTGGTAAATGATAGCTTCACTGAATTAAAAGGAGAAATAGCTGGGCCACCAGATACACCTTATGAGGGAGGTAATTTTGTACTTGAAATCAAAGTACCTGAGACTTATCCCTTCAATCCTCCTAAA gttcgttttataacaaaaatatggCATCCTAACATATCTTCGGTCACGGGTGCTATTTGTCTGGACATATTAAAAGATCAATG GGCAGCCGCAATGACTTTACGAACAGTATTGCTATCATTACAAGCATTGTTATCTGCAGCAGAACCGGATGATCCTCAGGATGCAGTAGTAGCTAAACAATATAAAGAACAGCCTGATATGTTTCGTCAAACTGCAAAACATTGGACATTTGTATATGCGGGTG GACCTGCAAAGATGCCAGAGCtagatgaaaaaataagaagattaaCAGACATGGGGATTGAAGAACATAATGCAAGAGTTGCTCTTTCCTCATATAATTGGGATTTGGAACGTGCCACTGAGCAGCTCTTCAGTTAG
- the LOC124430765 gene encoding ribose-phosphate pyrophosphokinase 1 isoform X3: MITTLSLRYIIYKYVKAICYCKTQFNKEVDIMEKQKIPKEIKCTREEEKSVMPVSQPVRAKSLLRANLENSRGRLLCSRMPNIKVFSGTSHPDLAQRIVDRLGIDIGKVVTKKFSNLETCVEIGESVRGEDVYIVQSGSGEVNDNLMELLIMINACKIASASRVTAVIPCFPYARQDKKDKDILPDLSTSRAPISAKLVANMLSVAGADHIITMDLHASQIQGFFDIPVDNLFAEPAVLKWIKENIAEWRNSIIVSPDAGGAKRVTSIADRLNVEFALIHKERKKANEVASMVLVGDVKDRVAILVDDMADTCGTICHAAEKLLEAGATKVYAILTHGIFSGPAISRINNACFEAVVVTNTIPQDEHMKDCPKIQCIDVSMMFAEAVRRTHNGESVSYLFSNVPY; the protein is encoded by the exons ATGATTACAACACTCTCtttgagatatattatatacaaatacgtaAAAGCTATTTGTTACTGCAAAACTCAATTCAATAAAGAAGTGGACATAATGGAGAAGCAAAAAATACCTAAGGAAATAAAGTGTACacgagaagaggaaaaatcaG TGATGCCTGTGTCGCAGCCAGTGCGTGCTAAGAGTTTGTTACGGGCAAACTTAGAAAACTCTCGCGGGAGATTACTCTGTAGCAGAATGCCCAATATCAAGGTATTCAGTGGGACATCTCATCCTGATCTTGCCCAAAGAATTGTTGACAGGCTCGGAATCGACATTGGAAAAGTTGTCACGAAGAAGTTCAGCAACCTCGAGACATG TGTAGAAATAGGAGAATCTGTCAGAGGAGAAGACGTGTACATTGTACAAAGTGGAAGTGGAGAAGTAAATGATAATTTGATGGAGCTCTTAATTATGATCAATGCTTGTAAAATAGCATCTGCATCCAGAGTAACTGCGGTCATTCCATGTTTCCCATATGCAAGGCAGGATAAAAAGGACAAG GATATTCTGCCCGACCTGTCTACA AGTAGAGCACCGATCTCAGCAAAATTAGTGGCGAATATGCTGTCAGTGGCAGGGGCTGATCATATAATTACCATGGATCTACATGCTAGTCAAATACAAGGTTTCTTTGACATTCCAGTGGACAATTTATTTGCTGAACCAGCCGTTTTAAaatggataaaagaaaatattgcagAATGGCGAAATAGTATTATAGTTTCTCCAGATGCAGGTGGTGCCAAAAG GGTAACGTCTATTGCAGATCGACTCAATGTTGAATTTGCACTTAttcacaaagaaagaaaaaaggctaATGAAGTAGCAAGTATGGTATTAGTGGGTGATGTTAAGGACAGAGTAGCAATACTAGTTGATGATATGGCTGATACATGCGGTACAATATGTCATGCTGCAGAAAAACTTTTAGAGGCTGGTGCCACGAAAGTTTATGCAATTCTTACGCATGGAATTTTTAGTGGACCAGCGATTAGTAGAATCAATAATGCATGCTTCGAGGCGGTCGTAGTAACTAATACTATTCCTCAGGATGAACATATGAAAGATTGTCCGAAAAtacag tgTATCGACGTATCGATGATGTTTGCTGAAGCTGTAAGAAGGACCCACAATGGTGAATCTGTATCGTACCTGTTTTCTAACGTGCCATACTAG
- the LOC124430765 gene encoding ribose-phosphate pyrophosphokinase 1 isoform X2, which produces MITTLSLRYIIYKYVKAICYCKTQFNKEVDIMEKQKIPKEIKCTREEEKSVMPVSQPVRAKSLLRANLENSRGRLLCSRMPNIKVFSGTSHPDLAQRIVDRLGIDIGKVVTKKFSNLETCVEIGESVRGEDVYIVQSGSGEVNDNLMELLIMINACKIASASRVTAVIPCFPYARQDKKDKGGDGGDKTNSNKSHIVMKSNEWKFRSRAPISAKLVANMLSVAGADHIITMDLHASQIQGFFDIPVDNLFAEPAVLKWIKENIAEWRNSIIVSPDAGGAKRVTSIADRLNVEFALIHKERKKANEVASMVLVGDVKDRVAILVDDMADTCGTICHAAEKLLEAGATKVYAILTHGIFSGPAISRINNACFEAVVVTNTIPQDEHMKDCPKIQCIDVSMMFAEAVRRTHNGESVSYLFSNVPY; this is translated from the exons ATGATTACAACACTCTCtttgagatatattatatacaaatacgtaAAAGCTATTTGTTACTGCAAAACTCAATTCAATAAAGAAGTGGACATAATGGAGAAGCAAAAAATACCTAAGGAAATAAAGTGTACacgagaagaggaaaaatcaG TGATGCCTGTGTCGCAGCCAGTGCGTGCTAAGAGTTTGTTACGGGCAAACTTAGAAAACTCTCGCGGGAGATTACTCTGTAGCAGAATGCCCAATATCAAGGTATTCAGTGGGACATCTCATCCTGATCTTGCCCAAAGAATTGTTGACAGGCTCGGAATCGACATTGGAAAAGTTGTCACGAAGAAGTTCAGCAACCTCGAGACATG TGTAGAAATAGGAGAATCTGTCAGAGGAGAAGACGTGTACATTGTACAAAGTGGAAGTGGAGAAGTAAATGATAATTTGATGGAGCTCTTAATTATGATCAATGCTTGTAAAATAGCATCTGCATCCAGAGTAACTGCGGTCATTCCATGTTTCCCATATGCAAGGCAGGATAAAAAGGACAAG GGAGGCGATGGTGGTGACAAGACAAATTCCAATAAGAGTCATATTGTCATGAAGTCAAACGAATGGAAATTCAGG AGTAGAGCACCGATCTCAGCAAAATTAGTGGCGAATATGCTGTCAGTGGCAGGGGCTGATCATATAATTACCATGGATCTACATGCTAGTCAAATACAAGGTTTCTTTGACATTCCAGTGGACAATTTATTTGCTGAACCAGCCGTTTTAAaatggataaaagaaaatattgcagAATGGCGAAATAGTATTATAGTTTCTCCAGATGCAGGTGGTGCCAAAAG GGTAACGTCTATTGCAGATCGACTCAATGTTGAATTTGCACTTAttcacaaagaaagaaaaaaggctaATGAAGTAGCAAGTATGGTATTAGTGGGTGATGTTAAGGACAGAGTAGCAATACTAGTTGATGATATGGCTGATACATGCGGTACAATATGTCATGCTGCAGAAAAACTTTTAGAGGCTGGTGCCACGAAAGTTTATGCAATTCTTACGCATGGAATTTTTAGTGGACCAGCGATTAGTAGAATCAATAATGCATGCTTCGAGGCGGTCGTAGTAACTAATACTATTCCTCAGGATGAACATATGAAAGATTGTCCGAAAAtacag tgTATCGACGTATCGATGATGTTTGCTGAAGCTGTAAGAAGGACCCACAATGGTGAATCTGTATCGTACCTGTTTTCTAACGTGCCATACTAG
- the LOC124430767 gene encoding ubiquitin-conjugating enzyme E2-22 kDa isoform X5: MYVYICIHIFKSEKFGAGNVVFGDLEEVAKCAIKVELVNDSFTELKGEIAGPPDTPYEGGNFVLEIKVPETYPFNPPKVRFITKIWHPNISSVTGAICLDILKDQWAAAMTLRTVLLSLQALLSAAEPDDPQDAVVAKQYKEQPDMFRQTAKHWTFVYAGGPAKMPELDEKIRRLTDMGIEEHNARVALSSYNWDLERATEQLFS; the protein is encoded by the exons atgtatgtatatatatgtatacacatatttaaGAGTGAGAAGTTTGGCGCGGGAAACGTCGTATTCGGTGACCTTGAGGAG GTGGCAAAGTGTGCAATTAAAGTCGAGTTGGTAAATGATAGCTTCACTGAATTAAAAGGAGAAATAGCTGGGCCACCAGATACACCTTATGAGGGAGGTAATTTTGTACTTGAAATCAAAGTACCTGAGACTTATCCCTTCAATCCTCCTAAA gttcgttttataacaaaaatatggCATCCTAACATATCTTCGGTCACGGGTGCTATTTGTCTGGACATATTAAAAGATCAATG GGCAGCCGCAATGACTTTACGAACAGTATTGCTATCATTACAAGCATTGTTATCTGCAGCAGAACCGGATGATCCTCAGGATGCAGTAGTAGCTAAACAATATAAAGAACAGCCTGATATGTTTCGTCAAACTGCAAAACATTGGACATTTGTATATGCGGGTG GACCTGCAAAGATGCCAGAGCtagatgaaaaaataagaagattaaCAGACATGGGGATTGAAGAACATAATGCAAGAGTTGCTCTTTCCTCATATAATTGGGATTTGGAACGTGCCACTGAGCAGCTCTTCAGTTAG
- the LOC124430764 gene encoding E3 ubiquitin-protein ligase RFWD3-like, producing MEDMEYSEEEESEERNVIPERLPSPIENVSEENVLPSNNEENDSSTDTVADSLINEPITKCQKISVTEESSADNNENTDDSDQSCPICMELWTTTGEHRLCCLRCGHLFGHSCLLRWLQVSCTSSNRRCPQCNRKAAVKDVRMLYAKKLICIDTSELETMKNQLSTVTAEKNRIEAELSKSNLRQKLYEQQLTTMKSRIAELQSQLSTTKSDFNRCQSMSTNTNTKFHLENSLEICKEDGCRVLDYNHWYGLLAVSQKSGNSLFAGYGVKKIDVENFVPRQFLFLHSQAIRDISFHPSQQSVLLSVGFDKSAKLIDIQSNTIMHSYTTDFTLWSCCWSGDDSNIFFAGAQNGSIMQFDIRQTSTPVDLLESSTDRSPVISLATVPAYAGSGISRGGFIACRLNSCNAYELKESTYISKEMNLQGPFVSVRYDKKNNHALISCRPNERLPQARHIVCSIEKGNDEMVLCNIVHTFNAGNSQRLLSRPCHVSVENDTLIAVHQESISSIPFWSTSTGNQVHTLPVSDPIIDMCSFKINDNVYLATLSARKLRMYKHNSL from the exons ATGGAAGATATGGAATACA gcgaagaagaagagtcggaagaaagaaatgttattCCTGAAAGGCTTCCTTCACCCATTGAAAATGTATCTGAAGAAAATGTATTACCGtctaataatgaagaaaatgattCAAGTACTGATACTGTTGCTGATAGTTTAATTAATGAGCCAATTACAAAAT GTCAAAAAATCTCTGTGACAGAAGAATCTTCAGcagataataatgagaatacgGATGATTCTGATCAATCGTGTCCAATTTGTATGGAATTATGGACAACGACTGGTGAACATCGTTTGTGCTGCTTACGTTGTGGACATTTATTTGGACACAGTTGCCTTTTAAGGTGGTTACAGGTTTCTTGTACATCTTCAAATCGAAGATGTCCTCAATGTAATAGAAAAGCTGCTGTAAAAGATGTTAGGATGTTATATGCTAAAAAATTGATATGCATTGATACCTCTGAACtggaaacaatgaaaaatcaattgtCAACTGTAACAGCAGAAAAAAATCGTATCGAAGCAGAATTATCAAAAAGCAATCTTCGACAAAAGTTATATGAACAACAATTGACTACTATGAAAAGTCGTATTGCTGAGCTTCAAAGTCAACTCTCTACCACAAAAAGTGATTTTAATCGTTGTCAAAGTATGTCAACAAATACAAACACAAAATTTCATCTTGAAAATTCTTTAGAGATATGTAAAGAGGATGGATGCCGTGTATTAGATTACAATCATTGGTATGGATTATTGGCCGTTTCACAAAAATCAGGAAATTCATTATTCGCAGGATATggtgtaaaaaaaatagatgtcGAGAACTTTGTACCACGTCAATTTCTATTCCTTCATTCTCAAGCTATAAGAGACATTAGTTTTCATCCCTCGCAACAATCTGTACTTCTAAGTGTTGGCTTTGACAAAAGTgctaaattaattgatatccAAAGCAATACTATAATGCACTCATATACAACAGATTTTACATTATGGAGTTGCTGCTGGTCAGGTGAtgattctaatatttttttcgctGGTGCTCAAAATGGATCGATAATGCAATTTGATATTAGACAAACATCGACTCCCGTTGATCTTTTAGAAAGTTCTACTGATAGATCACCTGTTATTTCTTTAGCAACAGTACCTGCATATGCAGGAAGTGGAATTAGCAGAGGTGGATTTATAGCGTGTCGTTTAAACAGTTGTAACGCGTACGAACTAAAggaatctacatatatatcaaaagaaatgaatttacaAGGTCCTTTTGTCTCTGTacgttatgataaaaaaaataatcacgcTCTTATATCTTGTCGACCTAACGAACGATTACCTCAAGCAAGACATATTGTATGTTCtattgaaaaaggaaatgatgAAATGGTTTTATGCAATATTGTACATACATTTAATGCTGGGAATTCTCAACGTCTTTTGTCACGTCCTTGTCATGTATCTGTAGAAAACGATACGCTAATTGCTGTCCACCAAGAATCTATTAGTAGTATTCCATTTTGGAGTACGTCAACTGGCAATCAAGTGCATACACTTCCAGTATCTGATCCAATCATAGATATGTgttctttcaaaattaatgACAATGTATATTTAGCAACTCTTTCTGCAAGAAAACTTAGAATGTACAAACATAACTCCTTGTGA
- the LOC124430765 gene encoding ribose-phosphate pyrophosphokinase 1 isoform X1, which produces MITTLSLRYIIYKYVKAICYCKTQFNKEVDIMEKQKIPKEIKCTREEEKSVMPVSQPVRAKSLLRANLENSRGRLLCSRMPNIKVFSGTSHPDLAQRIVDRLGIDIGKVVTKKFSNLETCVEIGESVRGEDVYIVQSGSGEVNDNLMELLIMINACKIASASRVTAVIPCFPYARQDKKDKGGDGGDKTNSNKSHIVMKSNEWKFRDILPDLSTSRAPISAKLVANMLSVAGADHIITMDLHASQIQGFFDIPVDNLFAEPAVLKWIKENIAEWRNSIIVSPDAGGAKRVTSIADRLNVEFALIHKERKKANEVASMVLVGDVKDRVAILVDDMADTCGTICHAAEKLLEAGATKVYAILTHGIFSGPAISRINNACFEAVVVTNTIPQDEHMKDCPKIQCIDVSMMFAEAVRRTHNGESVSYLFSNVPY; this is translated from the exons ATGATTACAACACTCTCtttgagatatattatatacaaatacgtaAAAGCTATTTGTTACTGCAAAACTCAATTCAATAAAGAAGTGGACATAATGGAGAAGCAAAAAATACCTAAGGAAATAAAGTGTACacgagaagaggaaaaatcaG TGATGCCTGTGTCGCAGCCAGTGCGTGCTAAGAGTTTGTTACGGGCAAACTTAGAAAACTCTCGCGGGAGATTACTCTGTAGCAGAATGCCCAATATCAAGGTATTCAGTGGGACATCTCATCCTGATCTTGCCCAAAGAATTGTTGACAGGCTCGGAATCGACATTGGAAAAGTTGTCACGAAGAAGTTCAGCAACCTCGAGACATG TGTAGAAATAGGAGAATCTGTCAGAGGAGAAGACGTGTACATTGTACAAAGTGGAAGTGGAGAAGTAAATGATAATTTGATGGAGCTCTTAATTATGATCAATGCTTGTAAAATAGCATCTGCATCCAGAGTAACTGCGGTCATTCCATGTTTCCCATATGCAAGGCAGGATAAAAAGGACAAG GGAGGCGATGGTGGTGACAAGACAAATTCCAATAAGAGTCATATTGTCATGAAGTCAAACGAATGGAAATTCAGG GATATTCTGCCCGACCTGTCTACA AGTAGAGCACCGATCTCAGCAAAATTAGTGGCGAATATGCTGTCAGTGGCAGGGGCTGATCATATAATTACCATGGATCTACATGCTAGTCAAATACAAGGTTTCTTTGACATTCCAGTGGACAATTTATTTGCTGAACCAGCCGTTTTAAaatggataaaagaaaatattgcagAATGGCGAAATAGTATTATAGTTTCTCCAGATGCAGGTGGTGCCAAAAG GGTAACGTCTATTGCAGATCGACTCAATGTTGAATTTGCACTTAttcacaaagaaagaaaaaaggctaATGAAGTAGCAAGTATGGTATTAGTGGGTGATGTTAAGGACAGAGTAGCAATACTAGTTGATGATATGGCTGATACATGCGGTACAATATGTCATGCTGCAGAAAAACTTTTAGAGGCTGGTGCCACGAAAGTTTATGCAATTCTTACGCATGGAATTTTTAGTGGACCAGCGATTAGTAGAATCAATAATGCATGCTTCGAGGCGGTCGTAGTAACTAATACTATTCCTCAGGATGAACATATGAAAGATTGTCCGAAAAtacag tgTATCGACGTATCGATGATGTTTGCTGAAGCTGTAAGAAGGACCCACAATGGTGAATCTGTATCGTACCTGTTTTCTAACGTGCCATACTAG
- the LOC124430767 gene encoding ubiquitin-conjugating enzyme E2-22 kDa isoform X3 has protein sequence MARTRHDAVILDKTVAKCAIKVELVNDSFTELKGEIAGPPDTPYEGGNFVLEIKVPETYPFNPPKVRFITKIWHPNISSVTGAICLDILKDQWAAAMTLRTVLLSLQALLSAAEPDDPQDAVVAKQYKEQPDMFRQTAKHWTFVYAGGPAKMPELDEKIRRLTDMGIEEHNARVALSSYNWDLERATEQLFS, from the exons ATGGCGCGAACGCGACATGACGCCGTGATTTTAGACAAAACC GTGGCAAAGTGTGCAATTAAAGTCGAGTTGGTAAATGATAGCTTCACTGAATTAAAAGGAGAAATAGCTGGGCCACCAGATACACCTTATGAGGGAGGTAATTTTGTACTTGAAATCAAAGTACCTGAGACTTATCCCTTCAATCCTCCTAAA gttcgttttataacaaaaatatggCATCCTAACATATCTTCGGTCACGGGTGCTATTTGTCTGGACATATTAAAAGATCAATG GGCAGCCGCAATGACTTTACGAACAGTATTGCTATCATTACAAGCATTGTTATCTGCAGCAGAACCGGATGATCCTCAGGATGCAGTAGTAGCTAAACAATATAAAGAACAGCCTGATATGTTTCGTCAAACTGCAAAACATTGGACATTTGTATATGCGGGTG GACCTGCAAAGATGCCAGAGCtagatgaaaaaataagaagattaaCAGACATGGGGATTGAAGAACATAATGCAAGAGTTGCTCTTTCCTCATATAATTGGGATTTGGAACGTGCCACTGAGCAGCTCTTCAGTTAG